The following proteins are encoded in a genomic region of Natrinema sp. DC36:
- a CDS encoding polymer-forming cytoskeletal protein — MAFSRDPLDELVVPDGTEAQERDLVTDGDVLVGGRSTIEFGVRGRNVLAGESAEFRGAIEADGDCRLDMWCDVAENVLVGQDAYIGERVHIGGKLKVAGDLDIGDDVEIEEGFEANGWIVIRNPMPTIVLLFVYLKHLLLIGEEDAAQRLISELVDEEDGEPDTEPLVIPRNATVGDDAWRVSTPATIGDDCRLHGNVRAETIDVGADCNVFGSLRARGDVTVGDGTRIHGDVTTRDGDVTIDRDARILGDVSCDDLELGPDAEIDGTIRADGEITMRTTERERE; from the coding sequence GTGGCCTTCAGCAGGGATCCGCTCGACGAACTCGTCGTTCCCGACGGGACGGAAGCCCAGGAACGCGACCTCGTAACGGATGGGGACGTCCTCGTGGGCGGCCGTTCGACCATCGAGTTCGGCGTCCGCGGCCGAAACGTGCTGGCCGGCGAGAGCGCCGAGTTTCGCGGTGCGATCGAGGCCGACGGCGACTGCCGACTCGACATGTGGTGTGACGTCGCGGAAAACGTGCTCGTCGGACAGGACGCCTACATCGGCGAGCGCGTCCACATCGGCGGGAAGCTGAAAGTCGCGGGCGACCTCGATATCGGCGACGACGTCGAGATCGAGGAGGGGTTCGAGGCCAACGGCTGGATCGTCATTCGGAACCCGATGCCGACGATCGTGTTGCTCTTCGTCTACCTCAAACACCTCCTCCTGATCGGCGAGGAAGACGCCGCCCAACGGCTCATCTCCGAACTCGTCGACGAGGAAGACGGCGAGCCGGATACAGAGCCACTCGTCATTCCTCGGAACGCGACCGTCGGCGACGACGCCTGGCGGGTCTCGACGCCCGCGACGATCGGCGACGACTGCCGACTTCACGGCAACGTCCGCGCGGAGACGATCGACGTCGGTGCCGATTGCAACGTCTTCGGGAGCCTCCGAGCCCGCGGTGACGTCACCGTCGGCGACGGAACCCGCATCCACGGCGACGTGACCACTCGAGACGGCGACGTCACCATCGACCGTGACGCTCGCATTCTCGGCGACGTCTCCTGTGACGACCTCGAGCTCGGCCCCGATGCCGAGATCGACGGCACGATCCGTGCCGACGGCGAGATCACGATGCGAACGACCGAACGCGAACGCGAGTAA
- a CDS encoding DUF420 domain-containing protein, with product MEYVPRERVRLLTGVLSVVSLAVVFAAAGGRIPSSSVPAAPERVVDAIPLVNAVLSAIAIGTITVGWRAIRRGEIDRHRVAMLSSFGLFASFLALYLYRLTVTGGPQDFPGPAAIEQFVYLPILAIHILLAIVCIPLLYYALLLALSRPVAELPETNHARVGRIAATLWLISFSLGIVVFVLLHVIY from the coding sequence ATGGAATACGTCCCTCGAGAGCGCGTGCGCCTCCTCACCGGCGTGTTGAGCGTCGTGTCGCTGGCGGTCGTCTTCGCGGCCGCGGGCGGCCGAATTCCGTCCTCGAGCGTGCCGGCGGCACCGGAGCGGGTCGTCGACGCGATCCCGCTCGTCAACGCCGTGCTCAGCGCGATCGCCATCGGGACGATCACGGTCGGCTGGCGAGCGATCCGACGCGGCGAGATCGATCGCCATCGGGTCGCGATGCTGTCCTCCTTCGGCCTGTTCGCGAGCTTTCTCGCGCTCTATCTCTACCGGCTGACCGTGACCGGTGGGCCGCAGGATTTTCCGGGACCGGCGGCCATCGAACAGTTCGTCTACCTGCCGATCCTGGCGATCCACATTCTGCTCGCGATCGTCTGTATTCCGCTGCTGTACTACGCGCTGTTGCTCGCGCTCTCCCGTCCGGTCGCGGAGCTGCCGGAAACGAATCACGCCCGTGTCGGTCGGATCGCGGCGACGCTGTGGCTGATCTCCTTCTCGCTCGGGATCGTCGTGTTCGTACTGCTTCACGTCATCTACTGA
- a CDS encoding HVO_2523 family zinc finger protein → MTADGGTGSDGGADADGSAGGADVGDASSAGAAGSNDRATGAPRCPHCEAPMYKRHCKYVCPQHGVIIDCSDPFR, encoded by the coding sequence ATGACTGCCGACGGCGGAACGGGATCGGATGGTGGTGCCGACGCGGACGGTTCCGCTGGAGGTGCCGACGTGGGCGACGCCAGTAGTGCCGGCGCGGCCGGCTCGAACGATCGAGCGACCGGTGCGCCGCGCTGTCCGCACTGCGAGGCCCCGATGTACAAACGCCACTGCAAGTACGTCTGTCCCCAGCACGGGGTCATCATCGATTGCAGCGACCCCTTCCGTTGA
- a CDS encoding adenosylcobalamin-dependent ribonucleoside-diphosphate reductase: MSDVELSAADLTLPIKRSDGDTLAERLTENAYENILPARYLRKDANGDLIETQEDLFDRVGTNIALAEAVYEAEKRDREITVTPDQLKPDHPRRDELAAEVFGEGVTADDDVETTLTERNVNKFAYDTIVPELPDEVRTHVEDVAETFTDGMESLSFMPNSPTLMNAGNELQQLSACFVMSPDDDLSDIHETAKKAAEVFQSGGGVGYGFWQLRPYGDSVGSTGGIASGPITFMRTYDQLCETIAQGGTRRGAQMGIMRVSHPDVIEFIHAKNKDVSLAHTLRLNDPDDYTYTTFSEALEEARDLIDEDGRVPKHLRNAVEGHLSNFNISVGVTDGFMEAVQNDEEYTFTNPRTEEPHIATEETKEMYSRYDLGEHVEVGEPLSIPAELVWERIVQGAHENGEPGVIYLERVNKEHSFDVEKQDDHRMLATNPCGEQPLEEYEACNLGHINLSTLADLDAPDWRVWSDEHGDEYDSQEAAVAAFLEEAIDFEEFDERIEYGTRFLENVVTMSDFPVEEIEEKVRDMRKIGLGVMGLAQLYVQLGIKYGSDEGNEVASQLMTHINHGAKATSHELARERGSFNDWNESKYANPTEYREWFERQTGEDADDWEDGFPIRNHNVTTIAPTGTTSMVGNTTGGCEPIYNVAYYKNVTDDVQGDEMLVEFDDYFLRVLEDNDIDINAVKEEAQEQMATNQFDGVEGLSTVPDAIGELFVITSDVSAKQHAAVQCACQNGVDSAISKTVNAPNDSTLEDAKEVFEWVYENGGKGVTYYRDGTRSKQVLTTRADNADFADETEAAQALVEQIDEIFGGLEAFLESEEVADVLEEDVDSLLGDGRQPIQVDFTEKRERPDALQGVSQRIDTGYGKIYVTINEDPETGQPFELFANIGHSGGFTNSFTEALAKVISTSLRSGVDPEEIVDELCGTRSPKVAWDKGEQIQSIPDAIGTAMRRYLENEIDKPYPKQQTLEESADADADIDVDAAEYDGPKTDGGAAAAEGGPSADADADDATQDLIDAGESPECPDCGSLALEFSEGCKTCNSCGWSEC, from the coding sequence ATGAGCGATGTCGAACTCTCCGCGGCGGATCTGACGCTCCCGATCAAGCGCTCCGACGGGGACACCTTGGCGGAGCGATTGACGGAGAACGCCTACGAGAACATTCTACCGGCCCGCTATCTGCGGAAGGACGCCAACGGCGATCTGATCGAGACGCAAGAGGACCTCTTCGATCGCGTCGGCACGAACATCGCGCTGGCCGAAGCCGTCTACGAGGCCGAGAAGCGCGACCGCGAGATCACCGTCACGCCCGACCAGCTAAAGCCCGACCACCCGCGACGGGACGAACTCGCCGCGGAGGTCTTCGGTGAAGGCGTCACCGCGGACGACGACGTCGAGACGACGCTCACCGAGCGCAACGTCAACAAGTTCGCCTACGACACGATCGTTCCAGAACTTCCAGACGAGGTCCGAACCCACGTCGAGGACGTCGCCGAGACCTTTACCGACGGGATGGAGTCGCTCTCCTTTATGCCGAACTCGCCGACCCTGATGAACGCCGGGAACGAGCTCCAGCAGCTCTCGGCTTGTTTCGTTATGTCGCCCGACGACGATCTCTCGGACATCCACGAGACCGCCAAGAAGGCGGCCGAAGTCTTCCAGTCCGGCGGCGGCGTCGGCTACGGTTTCTGGCAGCTGCGACCCTACGGCGACTCGGTCGGCTCGACCGGCGGCATCGCGTCGGGTCCGATCACCTTCATGCGAACCTACGACCAGCTCTGTGAGACCATCGCGCAGGGCGGGACCCGCCGCGGTGCCCAGATGGGTATCATGCGCGTCTCGCACCCCGACGTCATCGAGTTCATCCACGCCAAGAACAAGGACGTCTCGCTCGCTCACACGCTGCGACTAAACGACCCCGACGACTACACGTACACCACGTTCTCGGAAGCCCTCGAGGAAGCCCGCGACCTCATCGACGAGGACGGACGCGTCCCCAAGCACCTGCGCAACGCCGTCGAGGGTCACCTCTCGAACTTCAATATCTCCGTCGGCGTCACCGACGGCTTCATGGAAGCGGTCCAGAACGACGAGGAGTACACCTTCACTAACCCGCGGACCGAAGAGCCCCACATCGCCACCGAGGAGACCAAGGAGATGTACAGCCGGTACGACCTCGGCGAGCACGTCGAGGTCGGCGAACCCCTCTCCATCCCGGCGGAACTCGTCTGGGAGCGCATCGTACAGGGCGCACACGAGAACGGCGAACCGGGCGTCATCTACCTCGAGCGAGTGAACAAGGAACACTCCTTCGACGTCGAGAAGCAAGACGATCACCGGATGCTCGCCACCAACCCGTGTGGCGAACAGCCCCTCGAGGAGTACGAGGCCTGTAACCTCGGCCACATCAACCTCTCGACGCTGGCAGACCTCGACGCCCCCGACTGGCGCGTCTGGTCCGACGAGCACGGCGACGAGTACGACAGCCAAGAAGCGGCCGTCGCGGCCTTCCTCGAGGAGGCCATCGACTTCGAGGAGTTCGACGAGCGCATCGAGTACGGCACCCGCTTTTTGGAGAACGTGGTCACGATGTCGGACTTCCCGGTCGAGGAGATCGAGGAGAAGGTCCGCGACATGCGCAAGATCGGTCTGGGCGTCATGGGCCTGGCCCAGCTGTACGTTCAGCTCGGGATCAAGTACGGTAGCGACGAAGGGAACGAAGTCGCCAGCCAGCTGATGACCCACATCAACCACGGCGCGAAGGCGACGAGCCACGAGCTCGCTCGAGAGCGCGGCTCCTTCAACGACTGGAACGAGTCCAAGTACGCCAACCCGACGGAGTACCGCGAGTGGTTCGAGCGCCAGACCGGCGAGGACGCCGACGACTGGGAAGACGGTTTCCCCATCCGCAACCACAACGTCACGACCATCGCGCCGACCGGGACGACCTCGATGGTCGGCAACACCACCGGCGGCTGTGAACCCATCTACAACGTCGCCTACTACAAGAACGTCACCGACGACGTGCAGGGCGACGAGATGCTCGTCGAGTTCGACGACTACTTCCTCCGCGTCCTGGAGGACAACGACATCGATATCAACGCGGTCAAGGAAGAGGCCCAGGAGCAGATGGCGACGAACCAGTTCGACGGCGTCGAAGGCCTCTCGACGGTGCCTGACGCGATCGGCGAACTGTTCGTCATCACGTCGGACGTCTCGGCGAAACAGCACGCAGCGGTGCAGTGTGCCTGCCAGAACGGCGTCGACTCGGCCATCTCGAAGACGGTTAACGCGCCCAACGATTCCACGCTCGAGGACGCCAAGGAGGTCTTCGAGTGGGTCTACGAGAACGGCGGCAAGGGCGTCACCTACTACCGCGACGGCACCCGATCGAAGCAGGTGCTGACGACGCGCGCCGACAACGCCGACTTCGCCGACGAGACCGAAGCCGCACAGGCCCTGGTCGAACAGATCGACGAGATCTTCGGCGGCCTCGAGGCCTTCCTCGAGAGCGAGGAGGTTGCGGACGTCCTCGAGGAGGACGTCGACTCGCTGCTCGGCGACGGCCGCCAGCCGATTCAGGTCGACTTCACCGAGAAGCGCGAGCGACCCGACGCGCTGCAGGGCGTCAGTCAGCGCATCGACACCGGCTACGGAAAGATCTACGTGACGATCAACGAGGATCCCGAAACTGGCCAGCCGTTCGAACTGTTCGCGAACATCGGCCACTCCGGTGGGTTCACGAACTCCTTCACCGAGGCGCTGGCGAAGGTCATCTCGACCTCGCTACGTTCGGGCGTCGACCCCGAGGAGATCGTCGACGAACTCTGTGGCACTCGCTCGCCGAAGGTGGCCTGGGACAAGGGCGAACAGATTCAGTCCATCCCCGACGCCATCGGCACCGCGATGCGCCGATACCTCGAGAACGAGATCGACAAGCCGTACCCGAAACAGCAGACGCTCGAGGAGTCGGCCGACGCCGATGCGGACATCGACGTTGACGCCGCCGAGTACGACGGACCCAAGACAGACGGCGGTGCGGCCGCCGCGGAAGGCGGTCCGTCCGCGGACGCCGACGCTGACGACGCGACGCAGGACCTCATCGATGCCGGCGAGTCGCCGGAGTGTCCCGACTGTGGCTCGCTCGCGCTCGAGTTCAGCGAAGGCTGCAAAACCTGCAATAGCTGCGGCTGGTCGGAATGCTGA
- a CDS encoding DUF5800 family protein — protein MTTLAFDDEGVDVVYEGTEFRLEQELIEEATEKSYYDVTDHEVLQIVAEQPNLQGEPRRIGDILD, from the coding sequence ATGACTACGCTCGCATTCGACGACGAGGGCGTCGACGTCGTCTACGAAGGCACCGAGTTCCGCCTCGAGCAGGAACTCATCGAGGAAGCAACAGAGAAGTCCTACTACGACGTGACCGACCACGAGGTGTTACAGATCGTCGCCGAACAGCCGAACCTGCAGGGCGAACCGCGCCGTATCGGCGATATTCTGGACTGA
- the trpG gene encoding anthranilate synthase component II yields the protein MSATTTDELDADTDGDGDENGKKDADPLTVLFVDNYDSFTYNLVEYVSQLPGTETEVLKNTASLEAVRAVDPDAIVISPGPGHPKHDRDVGVTMDVLREVSPDVPTLGVCLGLEAAVYEYGGTIGRAPEPIHGKASAVDHDGDGVFEGLAQGFRAGRYHSLIATEVPDCFEVSATAEHGERTLVMGVRHREHPLECVQFHPESVLTAVGHDIIENFLESV from the coding sequence ATGAGTGCGACCACGACCGACGAGCTGGACGCCGACACGGACGGGGACGGAGATGAAAACGGGAAGAAGGATGCGGATCCGCTGACGGTCCTGTTCGTCGATAACTACGACTCCTTTACGTACAACCTCGTCGAGTACGTCAGCCAACTGCCCGGCACCGAAACCGAGGTCCTGAAGAATACGGCGTCGCTCGAGGCCGTGCGCGCCGTCGATCCCGACGCGATCGTCATCAGTCCGGGCCCGGGCCATCCGAAACACGACCGCGACGTCGGCGTCACGATGGACGTGCTCCGGGAGGTTTCTCCCGACGTGCCGACGCTCGGCGTCTGTCTCGGCCTCGAGGCCGCCGTCTACGAGTACGGCGGGACCATCGGCCGTGCACCCGAACCGATCCACGGGAAGGCCTCAGCGGTCGACCACGACGGCGACGGCGTCTTCGAGGGCTTAGCGCAGGGCTTTCGCGCCGGTCGCTATCACTCACTGATCGCGACCGAGGTCCCCGACTGTTTCGAGGTGTCGGCGACCGCGGAACACGGCGAACGGACGCTCGTGATGGGCGTGCGCCACCGCGAGCATCCCCTCGAGTGCGTCCAGTTCCATCCGGAGAGCGTGCTCACGGCCGTCGGACACGATATCATCGAAAACTTCCTCGAGTCGGTCTGA
- a CDS encoding electron transfer flavoprotein subunit beta/FixA family protein, which yields MRSIVLTKGVPDFSEGAVSFDEDGHLERGKTPTVMNPNDELALEAALQTKVRHGGHVTGMSMGPPGYADVLKGAMETVYTDDSYLLSDRELAASDTWATAITLSAGLETYQENVADVDIVFAGFKTADGETGQTGPQTCWAMDWPIVTHVVALDIDPEERTLRAKRLVEGDVDEIETVEAPLPCFVITDPEFEPTYRKASHRLTHKALRAETEERAAEHEEYLTTWDHEDLKLDPDYIGLDGSPTIVSSVDPIPKAPSEREATMIDPDGGMSEVLEEMQPYAAEAGD from the coding sequence ATGCGGTCGATCGTACTGACGAAAGGCGTTCCGGACTTCTCGGAGGGTGCCGTCTCGTTCGACGAGGACGGCCATCTCGAGCGCGGGAAGACGCCGACGGTGATGAACCCGAACGACGAGCTCGCGCTCGAAGCTGCACTGCAGACGAAGGTACGCCACGGCGGCCACGTCACCGGCATGAGTATGGGACCGCCGGGCTATGCCGACGTCCTGAAAGGGGCGATGGAGACGGTCTACACCGACGACAGCTACCTGCTCTCGGACCGCGAGCTGGCCGCCTCCGACACGTGGGCGACGGCGATCACGCTCAGCGCCGGCCTCGAGACCTATCAGGAGAACGTCGCCGACGTCGACATCGTGTTCGCGGGCTTCAAGACGGCGGACGGGGAAACCGGACAGACCGGTCCCCAGACCTGCTGGGCGATGGACTGGCCGATCGTCACCCACGTGGTCGCGCTCGACATCGACCCCGAGGAACGGACGCTACGCGCGAAACGACTCGTCGAGGGCGATGTCGACGAGATCGAGACGGTCGAAGCGCCCTTACCCTGTTTCGTCATCACTGATCCCGAGTTCGAGCCGACGTATCGAAAGGCCTCACACAGGCTGACGCACAAAGCGCTGCGAGCCGAAACCGAGGAGCGAGCCGCCGAGCACGAGGAGTACCTGACGACGTGGGATCACGAGGACCTGAAGCTCGATCCCGACTACATCGGACTCGACGGCTCGCCGACGATCGTCTCGTCGGTCGATCCGATCCCCAAAGCGCCCTCGGAACGGGAGGCGACGATGATCGATCCCGACGGCGGCATGAGCGAAGTACTCGAGGAGATGCAGCCCTACGCCGCGGAGGCGGGTGATTGA
- a CDS encoding VTT domain-containing protein, whose amino-acid sequence MSLSSARTRALVGAIMATAMVAAGLLVSPSTTLGAVDSLTADPLLFGLVVAGLYLVRPLLAWPTTPLAAVVGYGFGVAVGLPIALLGVVVTVLPVFVAARWLSSDDASTAPHTRGTPSESEGDSSRLLERAGDTVARYYETAGPLRGVIASRLAPIPSDIATCAAAVSGVSLRQFVVGTVIGELPWTTAAVVVGASAATITASGVGELGVAFSLVCAAAALVLLTGPAYGTVRTERRPEPDETENSGRSTDS is encoded by the coding sequence ATGTCGCTGTCGTCGGCTCGGACGCGCGCGCTCGTCGGTGCCATTATGGCCACCGCGATGGTCGCTGCGGGCCTCCTCGTCTCGCCGTCGACGACGCTCGGCGCCGTCGACTCGCTCACCGCGGATCCGCTCCTCTTCGGGCTCGTCGTCGCCGGCCTCTACCTCGTGCGGCCGCTACTCGCGTGGCCGACGACGCCACTCGCAGCCGTTGTCGGCTACGGCTTCGGCGTGGCCGTCGGACTCCCGATCGCACTTCTCGGCGTCGTCGTGACCGTGCTCCCCGTCTTCGTCGCCGCTCGCTGGCTCAGTTCGGACGACGCGTCGACGGCCCCCCACACTCGAGGCACTCCCTCCGAGAGCGAAGGCGATAGCAGCCGGCTCCTCGAGCGAGCCGGCGATACCGTCGCACGCTATTACGAGACGGCGGGACCGCTTCGGGGCGTTATCGCCTCGCGACTCGCACCGATTCCGTCGGATATCGCGACCTGTGCCGCCGCGGTCAGTGGCGTTTCGCTCCGTCAGTTCGTGGTCGGAACGGTGATCGGCGAACTTCCGTGGACGACCGCCGCGGTCGTCGTCGGTGCCTCGGCGGCGACGATCACCGCGAGCGGGGTCGGTGAACTCGGCGTGGCGTTCTCGCTCGTTTGTGCCGCCGCTGCCCTCGTCCTCCTCACCGGCCCCGCATACGGTACCGTCCGAACAGAACGTCGACCGGAACCGGACGAGACGGAGAATTCGGGACGATCGACGGACAGCTAA
- the trpE gene encoding anthranilate synthase component I, producing the protein MDDSTATVSEPTVDMDRETFREHAGSSADRSDRPTVVRTVATLDVETTPLAAYAALTGRTAASDRERAPYAFLLESAEKTASSDPDGAFRPSAADAERHARYSYVGYDPEAVVTVDSGEATVEALSEDAPIAAMQSEADGDTVDALRAAMPDVRLANMPDHDRQHLEGGLVGFLAYDAVYDLWLEEVGCERPDSRFPDAQFLLTTKTLAFDERDGTLSLVFTPVLEADDDPDEVYDALRDEAATVAATLRDAERPETGGFVREDEIAGSKANYEESVRRAKEHVLDGDIYQGVISRTRELYGDVDPLGFYEAMRDVNPSPYMYLLDHDELTVVGASPETLISVRGREVMSNPIAGTCDRGSSPVEDRRLAGEMLADGKERAEHTMLVDLARNDVRRVSEPGSVRVDEFMNVLKYSHVQHIESTVTGKLAADSDAFDATRASFPAGTLSGAPKIRAMEIIDDLESDPRGLYGGGVGYYSWTGDADFAIVIRTATVEDEGDRDRITVQAGAGLVADSDPTAEYEETEQKMGGVLAALEAIELPAGDDAPSSDDEPDATAEVSR; encoded by the coding sequence ATGGACGACTCTACCGCCACCGTATCCGAGCCGACGGTCGACATGGACCGGGAGACGTTCCGCGAGCACGCGGGGTCGAGCGCCGATCGCTCGGATCGACCCACCGTCGTTCGCACCGTCGCCACGCTCGACGTCGAGACGACCCCGCTCGCTGCCTACGCGGCGCTTACCGGCCGAACGGCCGCGAGCGACCGCGAGCGCGCGCCGTACGCCTTCCTGCTCGAGAGCGCCGAGAAGACCGCCTCGAGCGACCCGGATGGAGCCTTCCGACCGAGTGCTGCGGACGCCGAACGCCACGCCCGATACTCCTACGTCGGATACGATCCCGAGGCCGTCGTGACGGTCGACTCCGGCGAGGCGACCGTCGAGGCCCTCTCAGAGGACGCGCCGATCGCGGCGATGCAATCCGAAGCCGACGGAGATACCGTCGACGCGCTTCGAGCCGCGATGCCGGACGTCCGTCTCGCGAACATGCCCGACCACGACCGCCAGCACCTCGAGGGCGGGCTGGTCGGCTTCCTGGCCTACGACGCGGTCTACGACCTCTGGCTCGAGGAGGTCGGCTGCGAGCGGCCCGACTCCCGGTTCCCGGACGCACAGTTCCTCCTGACGACGAAGACGCTGGCGTTCGACGAACGCGACGGCACGCTCTCGCTGGTCTTCACGCCCGTCCTCGAGGCCGACGACGATCCGGACGAGGTATACGACGCGCTCCGGGACGAAGCCGCTACGGTGGCGGCGACGCTGCGCGACGCCGAGCGGCCCGAGACGGGCGGGTTCGTCCGCGAAGACGAGATCGCGGGCTCGAAGGCGAACTACGAGGAGAGCGTCCGTCGAGCCAAAGAGCACGTCCTCGACGGCGACATCTATCAGGGCGTCATCTCCCGGACGCGGGAACTGTACGGAGACGTCGACCCGCTCGGCTTCTACGAGGCCATGCGGGACGTGAACCCGTCGCCGTATATGTACCTGCTCGATCACGATGAGCTCACCGTCGTCGGCGCCAGCCCCGAAACGCTGATCTCCGTCCGCGGGCGCGAGGTCATGTCCAACCCAATCGCCGGCACCTGCGACCGCGGCTCGAGCCCCGTCGAGGACCGCCGGCTCGCGGGCGAGATGCTGGCCGACGGGAAGGAACGAGCCGAGCACACGATGCTGGTCGACCTCGCACGAAACGACGTTCGCCGGGTTTCGGAGCCGGGATCGGTCCGCGTCGACGAGTTCATGAACGTCCTCAAGTACAGCCACGTCCAGCACATCGAGTCGACGGTGACCGGGAAACTGGCTGCTGACTCGGATGCGTTCGACGCGACTCGAGCGTCCTTCCCCGCCGGCACCCTCTCGGGCGCGCCGAAGATCCGAGCGATGGAGATCATCGACGACCTCGAGTCCGACCCCCGCGGCCTCTACGGCGGCGGCGTCGGCTACTACTCGTGGACCGGCGACGCGGACTTCGCGATTGTGATCCGAACGGCGACCGTCGAGGACGAGGGCGACCGCGATCGAATCACGGTCCAGGCCGGCGCGGGGCTGGTCGCCGACAGCGATCCCACCGCCGAGTACGAGGAAACCGAGCAGAAGATGGGCGGCGTTCTCGCGGCGCTCGAGGCGATCGAACTGCCGGCCGGTGACGACGCCCCGAGTTCGGACGACGAACCCGATGCGACGGCAGAGGTGAGTCGATGA
- a CDS encoding response regulator yields the protein MSAQPTILVVDDERELADLYAMWVGEDYEVVTAYDGSTALEQMSDAIDIVLLDRHMPDITGDRVLEEIRATGYDCWVLMVTAVDPGLDIVELDIDDYLTKPVTRTQLTRIVENLRVQARYGDDDRRELESISNKMETLEDEASIEELTDTEAYRQLESDLKEMSDSLVEGLDEE from the coding sequence ATGTCCGCGCAACCGACGATCCTCGTCGTCGACGACGAACGGGAACTCGCCGACCTCTACGCGATGTGGGTCGGCGAGGATTACGAGGTCGTGACCGCCTACGACGGCTCCACCGCCCTCGAGCAAATGAGCGACGCGATCGATATCGTCCTGCTCGACAGGCACATGCCCGACATCACCGGCGACCGGGTGCTCGAGGAGATCCGAGCGACGGGCTACGACTGCTGGGTGCTCATGGTGACCGCGGTCGATCCCGGGCTCGATATCGTCGAACTGGACATCGACGACTACCTCACGAAACCCGTCACGCGAACCCAGCTCACGCGGATCGTCGAGAACCTGCGGGTCCAGGCGCGCTACGGCGACGACGACCGGCGGGAACTCGAGTCCATCTCGAACAAGATGGAGACGTTAGAGGACGAAGCGTCCATCGAGGAGCTGACCGACACCGAGGCCTACCGACAGCTCGAGTCGGATCTAAAGGAGATGAGCGATTCGCTCGTCGAAGGCCTCGACGAGGAGTAA